One Streptosporangium becharense genomic window, GACCGCCCTCGGCGGCGGCCTCGACGTCTCCTCCGAGCCCGGCGGGGGGACCCGCCTGCGCGCCTGGGTCCCGGTCGCCGCGTGACCGCCGGGCCTTCGGGCCCTCACCCGGGCTCTGGATCGGGCCGGCACCGGGTGGTACGGGGTGGCCGCGGCGCCGTCACCGGAACATGCGGCCCTGGCCCGAGCCCGCGTGCCGGCCGCGGAAGGTGCGCCGGTAGGTGTGCGGCGTGGTGCCCAGGCGCCGGGTGAAGTGGTGGCGCAGCGTGGCGACCGAACCGAACCCGGACCGTTCGGCGATGACGGCGACCGGTTCGTCGGTGTTCTCGAGATGCCGCTGGGCCAGCTGGACGCGCTGGTCGGTGAGCCACTGGAGCGGGGTGGTGCCGACCTCCCGCTGGAAGCGGCGGGCGAAGGTACGTGGTGACATGTGGGCCTGCCGGGCCATGCCCTCCACGGACAGCTCCTCGTGCAGGTTGGCCTGCAACCAGGTCAGCAGCGACGCGAGGGGGCCGGCACCCGGCTCCCGCTCGGGTCGCTTGATGTACTGGGTCTGGCCCCCGTCCCGGTACGGGGGCGCCACCATGCGCCGGGCGATGTCGTTGGCGACGGTGCTTCCCTGTTCCTTGCGCACCAGGTGCAGGCAGGTGTCGATTCCGGCGGCGGTCCCGGCGCCGGTGATGACCGGGTCCTCGTCGACGTAGAGGACGTCCAGTTCCACCTGGGCCCGCGGGTAGCGGCGGGCGAGTTCCGTGCCGTAGCGCCAGTGCGTGGTGCAGCGGCGCCCGTCCAGCAGGCCGGCCTCGCCGAGCAGGAAGGCGCCGGAACAGATGCTGAGCACCCGGGCGCCACGCTCCGCCGCGGCCCGGAGTGCGGCGAACAGTTCCTCCGGGTACCGCTTGTCCGGGTCCGCCGCCGGGACGCCGATGAGGTCCGCGGCCTCCAGCCGCTCCAGCCCGTGCGGGGTCTGGACGTGGAAGCCGTGCCTGGTGGGCACGCTCGTCTCTCCCGTGGGGGAGACGACCGCGAAGTCGTAGACGGGCAGGCCGTCGTCGCCGCGGTCGATCCCGAAGATCTCGCAGAACACGCCGAGCTCGAACGCGTGCCCGCCGTCGAGGGCGAGGACGGCGACGTTGCGCAGCATGGGGCTTCTCCTTGCACGGGGACGGGCGTGGCGCGAGGTACTGGCAGGAATTTCAGCTTAATAGGCATTTCTGCCACTTTCACGGCAGATGGGCGTCTGAAAGGCTGGCGCCGTAGGCCGATGGCCTCTTACCGGATCACCGGTTTCCCGGCGGGCCGGCACGGCCGGCCCCTGATCGCTTCACCTTCGACAGCTAGGCACACCATGACGAGCAATTCCTTCACCGGTACCGAGGACGTGTCCACGCAGGCGGCCCAGGTCCTGCGTAGGCTCGCGCTCGACGAGGACCTCAAGTGGCGGGTGCCCGCGGACCCGGTGCTCGGCCCCATCGCCCGGCGGGTGGCCCGGCGCTTCGTGGCCGGCGAAAACCTCACCGACGCACTGGAGCGGGTGGCGGAGATCATCGCTGCCGGACACCGGGCGAACGCCGAATACATGGGGGAGAGCTGCCGCGACCCGCGGCTGGCCATGACGGAGACGGACGTGTTCGTCGACGCCGCCCACCGGCTCCCGCCGGGGTGCTCGCTCTCCCTCGACCTGTCGCACATCGGTCTTGCGATCGACGAGGACCTCGCGCTGGAGAACGCCGTCCGGATCGCCCAGGCCACCGCCGGCGCCGGGCGGGAAATGATGATCTCCGCGGAGGGTTCCGACCGCACCGACGCGATCCTGACGACGCACCGCAGACTGTGCGAGCGCTTCGACCACGTCGGGGTCACGGTCCAGGCGCGGCTGCACCGCACCGAGGAGGACCTGCAGGCGCTCCTCGTCCTGCCGGGCCGGATCCGCCTGGTCAAGGGCGCCTTCCTGGAGCCGGAGACCGTCGCCTACGCGCGGGAGGACGCGGCGCTGCCCGCGGCGTACCTGCGCTACGCCGAGGTGCTGATCGACGCGGGGCACCTGTGCTCGTTCGCCACCCACGACTGGGGGCTGATCCGCCGCATCGACGAGCACCTCGGCGGGGAGGGACGCGACGACGCGCCGTGGGAGTTCGAGACCCTGCTCGGTCTCGGTCCCGACCGCCTCGCCGCGATGGCCGAGCGGGGCCACCCCACCCGCGAGTACGTCGTCTTCGGCACTGAGTGGTGGCTCTACGTGTGCAACCGGTTGGCCGAGGACCCCCAGCGCCTGCTCCAGGCGCTCGTCGACGCAGCCTCCTGCTGAGCATCGGCGCCGGTTCCGGCGCCGATGCTCCCGCGGCCGGGAAGCGGCGGAGTCCGGACCCTAGGGTCGCAGCAGGGCCTCGGCGCCGCCGTCGGCGTAGAGGATCTGGCCGGTCATGAACGCGTTGCCGGGACTCACCGTCCAGGCGAGCAGCGAGGCGACGGCCTCCACGGGGCCGGGGAAGCCCAGCGGCTGCGGCATCATGGTCTCCACCAGTTCCCGGGCGGCGGGGTCGCCGAAGACGAACTTCCTGGCGGTCTCGGTGTCCACGACGCCCGGGGCGACGGCGTTGAGCGGGATGCCGGCCCCCGCCCAGTCGGGGCTGACGGCGGCGCTACGCAGCCACCGGTTGAGCGCCAGCTTGCTCGACGGGTAGACGGTGTGGCCGTACCCGGCCGCGACGACCTTGGCCGCCGCCTCGGCCGCGGCCTCCTCGTCCAGCGACAGGCAGGCGGCGGCCAGGCTCTCGTCTGCCGCGACGACGGCGCTCAGCGAGGAGACGACGACGGCCCGGGGCCGGTCGGAGCGGGCCAGGAGCGGCCGCACCGCGTCGAGAGTGGCTAGGGTGCCGAAGAAGTTCACCCGTACGGGGGCCGGGCTCAGGTCACCGACCCCGGCCACGGCCACCAGCCCGTGCACGGTGCCGCCGGAGGCGGCGGCGACGCCTTCGGCCAGCCGCTCGCGGCCTTCCCGCGTGCCCAGGTCGGCGAGCACGTCGGCGTCGCGCAGGTCACAGCGGATCACCCGGTCGCCCCCCGCGGCGAGGAGATCGGCGGTGGCGGCACCGATGCCGGAGGCGGCGCCTGTGACGACGTAGGTACGCGGTTCGCTCTTCATGATCACGGTGAATACACCCGATGCGTTATATCGTCAATGCGGACGCCCTGCCGCAGGTGCATCACGAACGCGGCGCCGGGACGTCCCACAGCCGTATCCCGTAGTCCCAGTCCCCGTCGGCGGTGGCCAGCAGGTGTCCGTCCGGATGGAAGGCCGCAGACCAGACGGCGCCGGTGTGGCCGGTGAACAGCGCGATGAGTCTGCTGGTGGCGACCTCCCACAGCCGTATCCCGTAGTCCCAGCCGGCGGTGGCCAGCAGATGGCCCTCGGGATGGAAGACCGTCGTGTAGACGGACCTGATGTGGCCGGCGAGCGGCCTTCCGGCGGGCAGGCCGGTGGCGGTGTCCCACAGCTGGGCCGAGTCGTCCGAGCTCGCGGTGGCCAGCAGGCGGCCCTCGGGGTGGAAGGCCACCGACCAGACGGTGTCGGTGTGGCCGGTGAGCGGGGCTCCGACGGGCAGGCCGGTGGCGGTGTCCCACAGCCGCACCGTGCGGTCGTCTCCGGCGGCGGCCAGCAGGCGGCCCTCGGGGTGGAAGGCCACCGACAGGGCCCGGCCGGGGAGGAAGACGCCGACGGGCCGGCCGGTGACCGTGTCCCACAGCCGCGCCGAGTCGTCCCAACCGGCGGTGGCCGACGGATGGCCGTCGGCGGGGGAGGTCGTCACACGGGCGGACGGTGAGGAGCCGTGCTCGATGAAGGCGACGTGCTCCCGGACGCCGTCCGGCGGAGCGTCCCGCAGGGACATGCACACGTCGGGCTCGGCGAGTTTCCGCTTGATGTCCTCGACCCTCCCGGAGTCGATGCCCTCGATCGCCAGCAGGTCCCGTTCACTGCGGGCGGTCAGCTCGCCGCAGGTGTCGATGCCCGCGCGTTTGAGGAGGTTGTACGACCGGACCGTGAGGTTGAGCTCCTCGATGGGCAGGGCCGGATCCCAATCCCCCGGCCCCGGAGGGGGCAGGCACAGTGGTTCGTCGTCCGTCGTCCATGAATGGCGTAGCGACACCGCGAGCCTTCCTCGTCCACGCGACCACCCCCTGAGTGATCAGGGGCCGCTCATCGTAGCGCCGGTGACACGTCACCGGCAGATCCGTCACGGTCGAGGCCCGGCCCCGCGGGAAACCCCCTCACGATGAGCAGCACCCCCAGCGCGACCTCGAACAGCCCGCCCGGAACCGACAGGGCCACGCCGATGCCGTAGCCGAGGACCTCGGCGATCGCCCCGATCAGGAAGACGGCGTAGCCGGCCAGTCCCCACAGCGCCATGAACGCGGGCACCAGCCGGTCGCGCAACAGGACGCGGCAGAACAGCACGCCGCTGATCCCCAGCGCGATCATGGCGATCTGGTAGCTGTAGCGGTTGCCCTCCTTCGCCACCTGCCCCAGCGCCTCCAGGACGGCGGCCGGGGCGCCGCCGTCGGCCTGCTCCCGGGCGAGCGGCACCACGAGCAGCAGCAGGACGACCCCCACGGCCAGCATCACGGCCTCGACCGCCCTGCCGACCAGGTACGCGTAGGCGGAGATCTCGTGGCGCGGCTTCAGCACGGGGAGCACCAGCACTCCGATGCCGGCCACCGCGACGGAGTTGACCAGCATCAGCAGCGCTCCCGCCGATATCCGCAGCTGGTGGTCGAGCACGCCGGACAGGGCACCCGCGGTGCCCGGGCCGGACTCGACCAGGGCGTTGCCCCCGCCGTAGGCGACGAACGCCAGCAGCAACAGGGCACCCACGGTCCGTCCGATGGTTCTTCCTGACATGGCTCCTCTTCCCGCACGAGGGGTGGCGGGACACGGCCGGTGTCCTTCCGCCATGACGAACCCCTCTTCGTACTTAGTACGGGAAGGTATCGTACAAAGTACGAAATGGCTATCGTCCGGGAGATGAAGTGTCGAAGACGGTCAGCGGCGGTTCTCAGGAGCGCGCTCCGCTCAACCGGGAACGGGTGTTGCGCGCCGCGGTCGCGGTCGCCGACGCGGGAGGGGTCGGGTCGTTGACGATCCGCTCGCTCGCCGGGGAACTCGGCGTCAAGCCGATGTCGGTCTACCACTACGTCGCCGGCAAGGAGGAGATCCTCAACGGCATCGTCGACCTCGTCTTCGGCGAGATCGACCTGCCCTCGGCCGACGGCGACTGGCGGTCGGAGATGCGCCGGTGCGCGGCCTCGGCCCGCCGCGTGCTGCGGCGTCACCCCTGGGCACTCGGGCTCCTGGAGTCGCGGGCCGCCCCCGGTCCCGCCACGCTGCGGCATCACGACGCGGTCGTCGGCGTCCTGCGTCGGGCGGGTTTCTCGGTGGAGATGACCGCCCACGCCTACGCCCTGATCGACAGCTACGTGTACGGCTTCGCGTTGCAGGAGGCCGCCCTGCCCTTTCACGGTCCGGACGGCGCCGCCGGCGTCACCCGGCCGATAATGCAGAACTTCTCCGCCGACGAGTACCCCCATCTCGTCGAGATGGCGACCGAGCACATCCTCCGGCCCGGCTACGACTTCGGCGACGAGTTCGAGTTCGGGCTCGGCGTGATCCTCGACGCCCTGGCGCGGTCGATCCCCGGGCCTGCGATCCGGTGACAGCGATGGCGTACGGGCCGTCGCGGCTCCGGTAGGTCACCGTGAGCTGTTCGCCGAGCAGTTCGTGGTGCGGGGCCGGGGGGGATCCTCGGTGCTTGGACGGCGACGGTCAGACCCCGTGAGAAGGCAGCCACCAGCGGGCCCAGACGGTTTTTCCAGGGCCGTGGGGGAGCGGGGTGACGCCGCAGGCGTGGGCGAGGGCCTCAACGATGGTCATGCCCCGGCCGTGGACGGCTTCGAGGTCCAGGTCGAGACGGCGGGGCCGCCCGGGGCCGTGGTCGGTGACCTCGACGCTCAGCTCGTCCATGCCCGTGCCGGGATCGCTCGCGCTGAGATTACCCGTGCTGGGATCGCTCGTGCCGGGACCGCTCATGCTGGCCCGCAGCCGGAGGCCGACCGGGGGGCCGCCGTGGGTGATGGCATTGGCCAGCAGTTCTCCGACGACCAGGACCACGTCGTCCGCGAGGTGCCGCAGCGACCAGGCGGTGAGGGTCTCGTGCACCAGACCGCGGGTCTTGCCGACGATCGACAGGTCGTGCGGCAGGTCCCAGCAGACGACGCGCGGGGCGTGCGGGTCGTATGGGTCGTGCGGCGGTGCCGGGGAGGCGGGCGGGCCGGAGGGCCGGTTTCGGCGGGGGACGCGCGGGTCGGCGGGCCGGTCCGGGGTTTCGGGCATCGGGACTCCTGGGAGCGGGGGTACGGTGCGTTCGGTCTCGCGCATCAGAGCGCGCAGTTCGTCGGCGGCGCGGGCCTGGAGGATCAGGGGCTCGGACGCGGGCCAGGCGGCGACGGCGTGGAAACGTCGTGTTCCCAGGCCGTACCAGACGATCCACCCGGGTTCGAGCCGGTCGAGCTGCTCGGCGGCTGCCCGTTCGGCGGCGTCCCACCGCCGGGGGCGGACCCACGTCGCGGGAACGCCCCGCCGGTGCCGCCCGCCGGGCTGTCCGCCCGGCCGTTCCTCGGTGCCGTGGCCGGTCACGCCGTCACCCCGGCCCGGTGCGGCTCGCCTTCACGGCGGGCTCCGTGTCCGTGGCGCGGCCCGTGACCGTGCGCGGGGCCGTGATGCGGTTCGTGTACGGGGTCGTGGTGCGGCTTGTGCCCGTGCGCGAGTCCGTGGTGCGGTTCGTGTCCACCGGGCGGGACGGACCGGCTGCCCGGTGGTCCGCCGCGCCGATGCGGCACGGCGGACGTCGGCGAGGAGTGCTCCTGCCGCCGGTGCCGTCCGGGGAGGACAGGGAGGACGGGGAAGGCGGGTGGAACGGCCGGGGAGGCCGGCGGCAGGAGCGGACGCACCGGTGTGGGGACCGGCGGCCGGTTGCACAGCCCGAGACGCCGCCGCGCGGTCATCCGGGCGTGAACCTGCTTGGGAGTGGGCTGTTCCCAGTCGTGGTGGGCCCGGTGCGGGAGGCTCGCGGCCTCGTGCGCGTACGGCGGGTGGCCGCACCAGCGGCAGCCGAGCGGCATCGGTGGCCGGTTAGCGTGCCAACGCACCCTCATCGACCTGGGATTTCCACTACGGTGGTGCATCGGGTCGGACCTCCAGTGTCCGGTCAAGGGGCTTGTCACGGCGTGCGGTGCCGTGACGAGCCCCGCTTTCGTTCACGGGACGGAGACGGCTCCGGGTGGGGTTTCGGCGCGGGGTTCTTCCGGGTGGATGGCTCCGGATAGGTGTTCCAGGAGCGGGTGGCGGTGCAGGCCGGCGTCCCGGGAGGATGACTTTGGCCCCGGTGTGCCGGGCTTACCGAGGGGCGACAGATCCGTATCGGCGGAGGCGGGGAGTGCCCGTCGAAACTGTGCTTTACGGGCCCTTTGGTTAGCGATTTGAGGGTTGTTATCCGGACATATCTATTCGACTCCTTGATGGTTCCAGAGGACTTCCCTCTGCATGCGTGAGGGGCGTTCAGCCAAGGGCCATCTTGTTTACCTTGACCCTTCACAGGGTGCCCTTTCCCGGCTACGTTGTGCACCCAAAGACTCTGCACATCGATGAGACAGTTTGTATTTATGCTGTGCTCTTCTGTGCTGCTGGGGTGGCGTCCCGGAAAGAAGGAGCTGAAATGTCCATGTCTCCCGGATCGGACAGAACTATGAAGCCTCTGACTGTTTTCGGCGCTGAAGTACGTAAGTATCGAAAAATGGCTGGCCTGTCACAAGACCGCCTCGCGGAGATCATTCAGTTCAGTCAGAGCCTGATCGGCTTCATCGAGCGGGGGGAGCGCACACCCAGTCACAACTTCGCGCAACGCTGTGACGATGCCTTGCAGGCGGGCGGGGAGTTAGTTCATCTGTGGGCACAGGTGACCCGGGCGGCGAGTCCCCGTTGGTTCCGTGGCTGGCTCGACATCGAGCAGGAGGCGCACACCTTGCACACCTGGCAGCCGCTCGTAGTGCCGGGCCTTCTCCAAACTGAGGAGTATGCGCGGGTAGTGATTCGAGGGGAGCCCGGTATATCCGATGAACAGGTTGAAAGAGCTGTTTCTGCTCGTATGGAGCGACAGAAGATCTTAGCCCGTAATGCGCCACCGATGCTTCGGGTGGTGTTGGACGAAGGTGTCCTGCATCGCCCGATCGGTGGCAAGGAGATCATGCGTCGCCAGCTCAAACACCTTATAGAGACGCTGGAATCCCCGCGGGTCGGCATTCAGATCGTCCCTCTGGTGCTCGGAGCAACCACGGGAACCTCGGGAGGATTTACTATCGCGCAGCTTCCGGGGGGCGGAGATACGGTATATATCGAATCTGCTAATTGCGGACAGGTGACAAGTCGGTCAGAGGATGTCGAGGCCATCTGCACTAGATACGACACCATCCGTGCTGACGCGCACCCTCAGCATGTCTCGGTTGAGTTGATCAGAGAGGCAGAGAAGTCATGGACCTGAGTGACGAACTGAAGGCCGCAGCCTGGCGTAAGGCCACCAGAAGCGCATCGAACCAAGGCGACTGCCTGGAGGTCGCTCCGTTGTCCGGTGGTCGGGTGGGTCTGCGTGACACCGAGGCTCCGGAGAAGGCACCGTTCGTGGTGAGCGCCAGCGTGTGGGCGGCGTTCGTCGACGGGGTGAAGAAGGGCGAGTTCGACTTCTGATCCCTACCCGGGAGGCGGGCTCAGGGGGTGGAGAAGCTCCGGTCAGATGGTAGAGCTTCTCCATCCGCCCGATGCGGCGCGTCCCACCGTTTCTGCGTCCGGGCAGAGCCGGGGTGTCCCGCGACCTGAAGCGTTTCCTCGGCACACGTCCATCGCGTTGATCAGAGAGGCGGAGAAGCTGTGGACCTGAGCGATGAGTTGAAGAACGCGGCCTGGCGCAAGGCCGCCAAGAGCGGTCCCAACGGCGGCGACTGCCTGGAGGTCGCCCCGCTTTCCGGTGGTCGGGTGGGTCTGCGTGACACCGAGGCTCCGGAGAAGGCGCCGTTCGTGGTGAGCGCCGGCGTGTGGGCGGCGTTCGTCGACGGGGTGAAGAAGGGCGAGTTCGACTTCTGACAGCGCGGCGGCGACGGCGACGGAGGAGCCGCCGCGCCGGCTCCCTCTGGTGCCTGCCTGGCCTGGCTACTCGAAGAAGGCGTACCAGGCCATGATCACCGTCCACATGACGGGGAGGATGAGCGAGAACAGGAGTTGGAACCTCGACTCCGCCTCCGCTTCGCCCTCGATCCACGCTGTCGTGGGGCTCCCCGGCAGGTAGCGCACCTTCACCGCCGAGCCGGGATCGGTGCGCCTGCGCATGACGTGCGCCGAGCGGGTCTCCACCTTTTCGCCGGTCGAGGTGGTGAACTCCAACACGGCATGGGTCCTTTTCGGGGAGCTCTTCAGGGAGACCAGCGACCCGTGCGTCCCCCGTGACGCCTCTATGTTCCGCTGAGTGCGCAGCCAGGCCTTGATCCCCCAGTACATGATCAGAACCGGTGCGATTTCAAGGATCAGGAACGGCAGCCACATACCGTCGAGGGTAGAGGCGGCTGCTTGCGGCCGGCTTGGAGCTCAATGATCTCGTACGGAGACACGATGAGGGCAGGTGAGGGCATCACGGTGCCCGCAGCCTCCGGATGCCGCCGGGGACGGCTTTGGGGGAGCGATGACGAACGGTGAGACGACCAGCGGGGTCGTGGT contains:
- a CDS encoding DUF3592 domain-containing protein encodes the protein MWLPFLILEIAPVLIMYWGIKAWLRTQRNIEASRGTHGSLVSLKSSPKRTHAVLEFTTSTGEKVETRSAHVMRRRTDPGSAVKVRYLPGSPTTAWIEGEAEAESRFQLLFSLILPVMWTVIMAWYAFFE
- a CDS encoding DUF397 domain-containing protein, yielding MDLSDELKAAAWRKATRSASNQGDCLEVAPLSGGRVGLRDTEAPEKAPFVVSASVWAAFVDGVKKGEFDF
- a CDS encoding TetR/AcrR family transcriptional regulator, coding for MSKTVSGGSQERAPLNRERVLRAAVAVADAGGVGSLTIRSLAGELGVKPMSVYHYVAGKEEILNGIVDLVFGEIDLPSADGDWRSEMRRCAASARRVLRRHPWALGLLESRAAPGPATLRHHDAVVGVLRRAGFSVEMTAHAYALIDSYVYGFALQEAALPFHGPDGAAGVTRPIMQNFSADEYPHLVEMATEHILRPGYDFGDEFEFGLGVILDALARSIPGPAIR
- a CDS encoding proline dehydrogenase family protein; the protein is MTSNSFTGTEDVSTQAAQVLRRLALDEDLKWRVPADPVLGPIARRVARRFVAGENLTDALERVAEIIAAGHRANAEYMGESCRDPRLAMTETDVFVDAAHRLPPGCSLSLDLSHIGLAIDEDLALENAVRIAQATAGAGREMMISAEGSDRTDAILTTHRRLCERFDHVGVTVQARLHRTEEDLQALLVLPGRIRLVKGAFLEPETVAYAREDAALPAAYLRYAEVLIDAGHLCSFATHDWGLIRRIDEHLGGEGRDDAPWEFETLLGLGPDRLAAMAERGHPTREYVVFGTEWWLYVCNRLAEDPQRLLQALVDAASC
- a CDS encoding DUF4386 domain-containing protein, with protein sequence MSGRTIGRTVGALLLLAFVAYGGGNALVESGPGTAGALSGVLDHQLRISAGALLMLVNSVAVAGIGVLVLPVLKPRHEISAYAYLVGRAVEAVMLAVGVVLLLLVVPLAREQADGGAPAAVLEALGQVAKEGNRYSYQIAMIALGISGVLFCRVLLRDRLVPAFMALWGLAGYAVFLIGAIAEVLGYGIGVALSVPGGLFEVALGVLLIVRGFPAGPGLDRDGSAGDVSPALR
- a CDS encoding DNA-directed RNA polymerase subunit alpha C-terminal domain-containing protein: MSLRHSWTTDDEPLCLPPPGPGDWDPALPIEELNLTVRSYNLLKRAGIDTCGELTARSERDLLAIEGIDSGRVEDIKRKLAEPDVCMSLRDAPPDGVREHVAFIEHGSSPSARVTTSPADGHPSATAGWDDSARLWDTVTGRPVGVFLPGRALSVAFHPEGRLLAAAGDDRTVRLWDTATGLPVGAPLTGHTDTVWSVAFHPEGRLLATASSDDSAQLWDTATGLPAGRPLAGHIRSVYTTVFHPEGHLLATAGWDYGIRLWEVATSRLIALFTGHTGAVWSAAFHPDGHLLATADGDWDYGIRLWDVPAPRS
- a CDS encoding SDR family oxidoreductase, whose amino-acid sequence is MKSEPRTYVVTGAASGIGAATADLLAAGGDRVIRCDLRDADVLADLGTREGRERLAEGVAAASGGTVHGLVAVAGVGDLSPAPVRVNFFGTLATLDAVRPLLARSDRPRAVVVSSLSAVVAADESLAAACLSLDEEAAAEAAAKVVAAGYGHTVYPSSKLALNRWLRSAAVSPDWAGAGIPLNAVAPGVVDTETARKFVFGDPAARELVETMMPQPLGFPGPVEAVASLLAWTVSPGNAFMTGQILYADGGAEALLRP
- a CDS encoding DUF397 domain-containing protein — translated: MDLSDELKNAAWRKAAKSGPNGGDCLEVAPLSGGRVGLRDTEAPEKAPFVVSAGVWAAFVDGVKKGEFDF
- a CDS encoding ATP-binding protein, whose protein sequence is MTGHGTEERPGGQPGGRHRRGVPATWVRPRRWDAAERAAAEQLDRLEPGWIVWYGLGTRRFHAVAAWPASEPLILQARAADELRALMRETERTVPPLPGVPMPETPDRPADPRVPRRNRPSGPPASPAPPHDPYDPHAPRVVCWDLPHDLSIVGKTRGLVHETLTAWSLRHLADDVVLVVGELLANAITHGGPPVGLRLRASMSGPGTSDPSTGNLSASDPGTGMDELSVEVTDHGPGRPRRLDLDLEAVHGRGMTIVEALAHACGVTPLPHGPGKTVWARWWLPSHGV
- a CDS encoding helix-turn-helix domain-containing protein, producing the protein MSMSPGSDRTMKPLTVFGAEVRKYRKMAGLSQDRLAEIIQFSQSLIGFIERGERTPSHNFAQRCDDALQAGGELVHLWAQVTRAASPRWFRGWLDIEQEAHTLHTWQPLVVPGLLQTEEYARVVIRGEPGISDEQVERAVSARMERQKILARNAPPMLRVVLDEGVLHRPIGGKEIMRRQLKHLIETLESPRVGIQIVPLVLGATTGTSGGFTIAQLPGGGDTVYIESANCGQVTSRSEDVEAICTRYDTIRADAHPQHVSVELIREAEKSWT
- a CDS encoding GlxA family transcriptional regulator encodes the protein MLRNVAVLALDGGHAFELGVFCEIFGIDRGDDGLPVYDFAVVSPTGETSVPTRHGFHVQTPHGLERLEAADLIGVPAADPDKRYPEELFAALRAAAERGARVLSICSGAFLLGEAGLLDGRRCTTHWRYGTELARRYPRAQVELDVLYVDEDPVITGAGTAAGIDTCLHLVRKEQGSTVANDIARRMVAPPYRDGGQTQYIKRPEREPGAGPLASLLTWLQANLHEELSVEGMARQAHMSPRTFARRFQREVGTTPLQWLTDQRVQLAQRHLENTDEPVAVIAERSGFGSVATLRHHFTRRLGTTPHTYRRTFRGRHAGSGQGRMFR